A region from the Pseudomonas promysalinigenes genome encodes:
- the gap gene encoding type I glyceraldehyde-3-phosphate dehydrogenase, which translates to MTLRIAINGFGRIGRNVLRALYTQGYRQDLQVVAINDLGDSAMNAHLLKYDSVHGAFDAHVQADHESITVNGDRIAVSAIRNPAELPWKAEAIDVVFECTGLFTDRAKAAAHLTAGAGKVIVSAPGKGVDATVVYGVNHDILRASHQVISNASCTTNCLAPIAQVLHREFGIEQGLMTTIHAYTNDQVLTDVYHSDPYRARSATQSMIPSKTGAAEAVGLVLPELAGKLTGMAVRVPVINVSLVDLTVNLKREATAEQVNQLFLEASRHSKVLGYNALPLVSCDFNHNPLSSIFDANHTRANGRMLKVLAWYDNEWGFSNRMLDNCLALANAR; encoded by the coding sequence ATGACTTTACGTATCGCCATCAATGGATTCGGCCGCATCGGGCGCAATGTGCTGCGCGCACTGTATACCCAAGGCTACCGCCAGGACCTGCAGGTCGTCGCCATCAACGATTTGGGTGACAGCGCCATGAATGCCCACCTGCTCAAGTATGACAGCGTGCATGGTGCGTTCGATGCACACGTGCAGGCTGACCATGAGAGCATCACGGTCAACGGCGATCGCATCGCGGTCAGCGCCATCCGCAACCCGGCGGAGCTGCCGTGGAAGGCCGAGGCGATCGATGTGGTGTTCGAGTGCACCGGGCTGTTCACCGACCGCGCCAAGGCGGCTGCGCACCTCACGGCAGGCGCAGGCAAAGTGATCGTCTCGGCCCCAGGAAAGGGGGTGGATGCCACCGTGGTATACGGGGTTAACCACGATATCCTGCGCGCTTCGCACCAGGTGATCTCCAATGCCTCGTGCACCACCAATTGCCTGGCCCCCATCGCCCAGGTGCTGCACCGCGAGTTCGGCATCGAACAAGGGCTCATGACGACCATCCACGCCTACACCAACGATCAGGTGCTGACTGACGTCTATCACAGCGACCCCTACCGCGCTCGCTCGGCTACCCAGTCGATGATCCCGAGCAAGACCGGCGCTGCCGAGGCCGTCGGCCTGGTGCTACCGGAGCTGGCCGGCAAACTCACCGGCATGGCCGTGCGGGTACCGGTGATCAACGTGTCGCTGGTCGACCTGACCGTCAACCTCAAGCGCGAGGCCACAGCCGAGCAGGTCAACCAGCTGTTCCTCGAAGCCAGCCGCCATTCCAAGGTGCTCGGCTACAACGCCTTGCCATTGGTATCGTGCGACTTCAATCACAATCCGCTTTCGTCGATTTTCGATGCCAACCATACCCGCGCCAACGGGCGCATGCTCAAGGTGCTGGCCTGGTACGACAATGAGTGGGGGTTCTCCAACCGTATGCTGGACAACTGCCTGGCATTGGCCAACGCCCGCTAA
- a CDS encoding FecR family protein, which yields MTDSPATRPPANGPEARARAQDEALDWLVRLQCASAEDTAAFEQWLSAGPLNAQAYVEAEALWNGTPMRQAAMQLNQRQRRSLRGRLRAHYKPLASAAVLLVGLFTFGNLPVRLQADHLTVVGERQRLELVDGTKVLLNTDSAFASDLRGGHEVARLLQGEAYFQVPGGTQAPLDVQAGPLRAQVHDTDFAVRYLDGEAQVRVQRGDVDLQGRSDQRIRLRAGDSISVGPNGFGQRQRPDMRKDLAWVDGRLIFENCPLSQVLAEVRRYYPGWIINRNSHLDTLTVTGNYRLDQPLETLRALAHITSAQLHEFPAVVIIN from the coding sequence GTGACCGACAGCCCCGCCACTCGCCCACCAGCCAACGGGCCTGAAGCCCGCGCCCGTGCGCAGGACGAGGCGCTGGACTGGCTCGTGCGCCTGCAATGCGCCAGCGCCGAAGACACCGCCGCTTTCGAGCAGTGGCTCAGCGCGGGTCCGCTGAACGCGCAAGCCTATGTCGAAGCCGAAGCCTTGTGGAACGGCACGCCAATGCGCCAAGCCGCGATGCAGTTGAATCAGCGTCAACGCCGCTCGCTACGCGGCCGCCTGCGCGCGCACTACAAGCCTCTGGCCAGTGCCGCAGTGCTGCTGGTCGGGCTCTTCACCTTTGGCAACCTGCCAGTGCGCCTACAAGCCGATCACCTGACCGTAGTGGGTGAGCGTCAGCGTCTGGAGCTGGTCGACGGCACCAAGGTGCTGCTCAACACCGACTCCGCATTCGCCAGCGACCTGCGGGGCGGCCACGAGGTAGCGCGGCTGTTGCAAGGTGAGGCGTACTTCCAAGTGCCCGGTGGTACTCAGGCGCCCCTGGACGTTCAGGCCGGGCCTCTGCGCGCCCAGGTGCACGACACCGATTTTGCAGTGCGCTACCTCGATGGCGAGGCCCAGGTACGCGTTCAGCGCGGCGATGTCGACCTGCAGGGTCGCAGCGATCAGCGCATCCGCCTGCGTGCTGGCGACAGTATCAGTGTCGGCCCCAACGGCTTCGGCCAGCGGCAACGCCCAGACATGCGCAAAGACCTGGCTTGGGTCGACGGCCGTTTGATATTCGAAAACTGCCCTCTTAGCCAGGTGCTGGCAGAAGTGCGACGTTATTACCCAGGCTGGATCATCAACCGCAATAGCCACCTCGACACGCTGACAGTGACCGGCAATTACCGCCTCGACCAGCCGCTCGAAACCTTGCGCGCGCTGGCTCACATCACCTCCGCGCAGCTGCACGAATTCCCTGCGGTGGTCATCATCAACTGA
- a CDS encoding RNA polymerase sigma factor — MSQSRFHSVFLIQRLSLLRTLQRMVGNPSTAEDLLQETYLRVSRALGERPVAHLEPFVFQTARNLALDHLRARRVQSRMLVDDVPEQVLHNVASPVSSSEDAAHAAQLLEHLSVSLNQLSQRQQRIFILSRLQGASYLEIAEQLQISASTVQKELKLIMAICMGVAERHK, encoded by the coding sequence GTGAGTCAGTCTCGGTTCCACTCCGTCTTCCTCATCCAGCGCCTCTCCCTGTTGCGCACGTTGCAACGCATGGTAGGTAACCCCAGCACCGCCGAAGATCTGTTGCAGGAAACTTACCTGCGAGTTTCCCGCGCGCTGGGTGAGCGCCCCGTCGCGCACCTCGAACCGTTCGTGTTCCAGACTGCCCGCAACCTGGCGCTGGACCATCTGCGAGCACGTCGCGTGCAGTCGCGCATGCTGGTCGACGATGTACCCGAGCAGGTGCTGCACAATGTCGCCTCGCCAGTGAGTAGCAGCGAAGATGCCGCCCATGCAGCCCAACTGCTTGAGCATCTGAGCGTCAGCCTCAATCAGTTGAGCCAACGCCAGCAGCGCATTTTCATCCTCAGCCGCCTGCAAGGGGCCAGTTATCTGGAAATTGCCGAGCAACTGCAGATCTCGGCCAGCACAGTTCAGAAAGAGCTGAAGCTGATCATGGCCATCTGCATGGGCGTGGCCGAGCGCCACAAATGA
- a CDS encoding TonB-dependent receptor — translation MSTGPNRPSTRPRRTGQLSLLTLALLASGACSLPALAVEPAQASSSRMGDYRFNIAQQPLVEAINAFTQVTGWQIGFSADLAQGVASPGVQGSLPAQAALQRLLQGTGLSFRSIGQGNVVLERLPGNNVIALQQMTVSATRSAQDVTRVPSTVTVQSREQLDRQNVNTIQELVRYEPGVSVAGTGQRSGLNGYNIRGIDGERILTQVDGVSIPDSFFYGPYAQTQRNYVDPEIVKRVEILRGPASVLYGSNAIGGAVSYFTLDPQDIIKPGKDLGARLKTGYSSTDDSWLTSATVAGRTGEFDGLLHLSQRNGHESESYGSHGGTGLGRTQANPEDVRTTNILAKLGWNYADDARLGLTYERYRDDRDQNILSAVGGPFTNGTGLGMYKSRQGNDTITRERFGINHAFSLDSLLADHLKWSLNYQVAKTDQRTEEVYFPFSRTVLRTRDTTYKDRQWVFDAQLDKAFSIGASDHLLTYGTTLKHEQVTGARSGTGTCLAVGGACRSIGQVSTSDAQALVSDFPDPTVNTYSLFVQDEIRWNDWTFLPGARYDYTRMQPKFTEQFLRGIQGSGTAPASLDDADKKWHRVSPKFGMTYAFNDHYTWYGQYAEGFRTPTAKSMYGRFENPTLGYSVQGNPGLEPEKSKSYETGLRGNFDAGNFDVAVFYNKYRDFIDEDAVQSANLETTFQANNIKRATIKGAEVKGRVNLDHFGAPQGLYTQGSIAYAHGRNDDNGQPLNSVNPLTGVFGLGYEQANYGGLLSWTLVKRKTRVDDTTFFAPDGQSSQFRTPGYGVLDLSGFYKVTDDVTVNAGLYNLTDKKYWQWDSVRGYDGQGEAGVTQPANLDRLTMPGRNFAINVVWDI, via the coding sequence ATGTCCACAGGTCCAAACCGCCCGTCCACCCGTCCCCGCCGTACCGGCCAACTGTCGCTGCTGACGCTGGCACTGCTTGCAAGCGGTGCCTGTAGCCTGCCGGCGCTGGCTGTAGAACCGGCCCAGGCCAGCAGCTCGCGCATGGGCGACTACCGCTTCAACATTGCCCAGCAGCCGCTGGTCGAAGCCATAAACGCATTCACCCAAGTCACCGGGTGGCAGATCGGCTTCAGCGCTGACCTGGCCCAAGGCGTTGCCTCGCCGGGTGTACAGGGCTCGCTGCCAGCCCAAGCGGCGCTACAGCGCCTACTCCAAGGCACCGGGTTGAGCTTTCGCAGCATTGGCCAAGGCAATGTGGTACTCGAACGCCTGCCAGGGAACAACGTGATCGCTTTGCAGCAGATGACTGTCAGCGCCACCCGAAGCGCCCAGGACGTGACCCGAGTACCGAGCACTGTCACCGTCCAGAGCCGCGAGCAATTGGACCGGCAGAACGTCAACACCATCCAGGAGCTGGTCCGCTATGAACCGGGTGTGTCGGTGGCCGGCACCGGACAGCGCAGCGGCCTGAACGGCTACAACATCCGAGGTATCGACGGCGAGCGCATCCTCACCCAGGTCGACGGTGTGTCGATCCCCGACAGCTTCTTCTATGGCCCCTACGCCCAGACCCAGCGCAACTACGTCGACCCCGAGATCGTCAAGCGCGTGGAAATCCTTCGTGGACCAGCTTCGGTGCTGTATGGCAGCAACGCCATCGGTGGTGCAGTCAGCTACTTCACCCTCGACCCGCAAGACATCATCAAGCCCGGCAAGGACCTCGGCGCGCGACTGAAAACCGGCTACAGCTCGACCGATGACAGTTGGCTGACCTCGGCCACCGTGGCTGGCCGCACGGGAGAATTCGACGGCCTGCTGCACCTGAGCCAGCGCAACGGCCACGAAAGCGAATCCTACGGCAGCCATGGCGGCACCGGGTTGGGCCGCACCCAGGCGAACCCGGAGGATGTGCGCACTACCAACATACTGGCCAAACTGGGCTGGAACTATGCCGACGATGCCCGCCTGGGCTTGACTTATGAACGCTACAGGGACGATCGCGACCAGAACATTCTTAGCGCCGTCGGCGGCCCATTCACCAACGGTACTGGCCTTGGCATGTACAAAAGCCGCCAAGGCAATGACACCATCACCCGCGAACGCTTTGGTATCAACCACGCGTTCAGCCTGGACTCCCTGCTCGCCGACCACCTCAAGTGGAGCCTGAACTACCAAGTCGCCAAAACCGACCAGCGCACCGAGGAGGTATACTTCCCGTTCAGCCGCACGGTGCTGCGAACCCGCGATACCACCTACAAGGACCGCCAGTGGGTGTTCGATGCCCAGTTGGACAAGGCTTTCAGTATCGGCGCCAGCGATCACCTGCTGACCTACGGCACCACCCTCAAGCACGAGCAGGTCACTGGCGCGCGCAGCGGTACCGGCACCTGCCTGGCGGTCGGCGGCGCCTGCCGCAGCATCGGCCAGGTCAGCACCAGCGATGCCCAGGCGCTGGTCAGTGACTTCCCGGACCCCACCGTTAACACCTACAGCCTGTTCGTACAGGATGAGATCCGCTGGAACGACTGGACCTTCCTGCCCGGCGCACGCTACGACTACACGCGCATGCAGCCCAAGTTCACCGAACAGTTCCTGCGGGGCATCCAAGGCTCGGGCACCGCCCCTGCCAGCCTCGACGACGCTGACAAGAAGTGGCACCGCGTGTCGCCCAAGTTCGGCATGACCTACGCTTTCAACGACCATTACACCTGGTATGGCCAGTACGCCGAAGGCTTCCGCACCCCGACGGCCAAATCGATGTACGGGCGCTTTGAAAACCCGACACTGGGTTACAGCGTGCAGGGCAATCCCGGCCTAGAACCGGAAAAGAGCAAAAGCTACGAAACCGGCCTGCGCGGCAACTTCGACGCCGGCAACTTCGACGTGGCGGTGTTCTACAACAAGTACCGCGACTTCATCGACGAAGATGCCGTGCAGTCGGCCAACTTGGAAACCACCTTCCAGGCCAACAACATCAAGCGCGCCACCATCAAGGGCGCCGAGGTCAAGGGCCGGGTGAACCTGGACCACTTCGGTGCACCGCAAGGTCTGTATACCCAGGGATCGATCGCCTACGCCCATGGTCGCAACGACGACAACGGCCAGCCGCTGAACAGCGTCAACCCGCTGACCGGCGTGTTCGGCCTGGGTTACGAACAGGCGAACTACGGCGGCCTGCTGAGCTGGACCCTGGTCAAGCGCAAGACCCGCGTCGACGACACCACCTTCTTCGCGCCAGATGGCCAGAGCTCGCAGTTCCGCACACCTGGCTATGGTGTCCTGGACCTGAGCGGCTTCTACAAAGTCACCGACGATGTCACCGTCAACGCCGGGCTGTACAACCTGACCGACAAGAAATACTGGCAGTGGGACTCGGTGCGCGGCTACGACGGCCAGGGTGAAGCTGGCGTGACCCAACCGGCCAACCTCGACCGCCTGACCATGCCAGGGCGCAACTTCGCCATCAACGTAGTGTGGGAT